The Acinonyx jubatus isolate Ajub_Pintada_27869175 chromosome D1, VMU_Ajub_asm_v1.0, whole genome shotgun sequence genome includes a window with the following:
- the FGF4 gene encoding fibroblast growth factor 4 has protein sequence MAEPRAAAAALLPALLLAVLAPWAGRGAAAAPTAPNGTLGAELERRWESLVARSLARLPVASQPKEAAVQSGAGDYLLGIKRLRRLYCNVGIGFHLQVLPDGRIGGVHADTSDSLLELSPVERGVVSIFGVASRFFVAMNSKGKLYGSPFFAEECKFKEILLPNNYNAYESYRYPGTFIALSKNGKTKKGSRVSPAMKVTHFLPRL, from the exons ATGGCGGAGCCccgggcggccgcggcggcgcTGCTCCCGGCGCTCCTGTTGGCCGTGCTGGCGCCCTGGGCGGGCCGAGGGGCCGCCGCCGCACCCACCGCCCCCAACGGCACGCTGGGGGCCGAGCTGGAGCGCCGCTGGGAGAGCCTGGTGGCGCGCTCGTTGGCGCGCCTGCCGGTGGCCTCGCAGCCCAAGGAGGCGGCCGTCCAGAGCGGCGCCGGCGACTACCTACTGGGCATCAAGCGGCTGCGGCGCCTCTACTGCAACGTGGGCATCGGCTTCCACCTCCAGGTGCTCCCCGACGGCCGCATCGGCGGCGTGCACGCGGACACGAGCGACA GTCTGCTGGAGCTCTCGCCCGTGGAGCGGGGCGTGGTGAGCATCTTCGGAGTGGCCAGCCGGTTCTTCGTGGCCATGAACAGCAAGGGCAAGCTGTACGGCTCG cccttcTTCGCGGAAGAGTGCAAGTTCAAAGAGATCCTCCTTCCCAACAACTACAACGCATACGAGAGCTACAGGTACCCGGGCACTTTCATCGCCCTGAGCAAGAACGGCAAGACGAAGAAGGGGAGTCGGGTGTCACCCGCCATGAAGGTCACCCACTTCCTGCCCAGGCTGTGA